Below is a genomic region from Borreliella mayonii.
TAAATCTTCTTCTAAAGATTTGCCCTTACAATTAACAAACAACAGAAAGCTAATAATAAATGCAATTCCTATTTTATTCATAAATTAAATTTCCTCTATTTAATTATTGGTTTAAATAAAAATATAGCTCACTTTACATACACTAAATGTATACATTCTTTTATTCCTTATTATAAAAGGAATTGGGCTTTAAGTTGTTTTAATAACTGGTTTTTTAAAACAAAAAAATCAGTTAAAATAACTTAAATAAAACCTTAAGCCTAAATTAATCCAATAATACCCTTTAAAGCAAATAAGTATTAATAATCTAATTTATTTAAAAATCTAAAAATTAGATAGTTAAATTAAAATTATTAATATCAACCCAAATCATAAAAATTTAAACTCTCAAATCTAGAAACATTTGCAACAAAACAAACACAAACATAAATAGATAGATTAACTCTTAACATAAGAGTTAATCTAATAATTGATTAAAATAAAAAAGTTAAAACGAAGCAGATGCATCATAGTTTTTCACAAAATTACAAGCATCTTTAATGCTTTTAGTAGTCATAAAAGATTGTCGCAAATTATCTATGTAAGTTTTTTCAACCTGTAACAACTGCTGCTTAGCATTGGCAACATTTGGATCATTCGAGTTCTCAAGAGCTATTTTAGCTTTTCTTTTAGCCTGTAAACACTTAGCAACAGTAGCAAGCATTTCTTTTATTTTCTCTTCATTTAAATTAAAAATTTGATTAAACTTATCAGGATTGCTATCAAGAACTGCCTGCTCAAGAAAAAATAAAGCTTCTTTTTGATCATCATTTAAAGAGTCTACAAAAGACATTTTAAGTTC
It encodes:
- a CDS encoding BBA07 family lipoprotein is translated as MKNILLFIILLFFSCKEFNYSDIRRKSSKLLNSSNSVVDKELKMSFVDSLNDDQKEALFFLEQAVLDSNPDKFNQIFNLNEEKIKEMLATVAKCLQAKRKAKIALENSNDPNVANAKQQLLQVEKTYIDNLRQSFMTTKSIKDACNFVKNYDASASF